One Oligoflexia bacterium genomic window, ATGCTCAAGAAACGTAACGAAAATACAATTTCACGACTCATATATTCTTCAGCAGCGAAGAATATGATTAACATTCATAAATTTGCAAATTCTGGCAACCATTTGCACGTTTTACTTAAGGCCCCATCTAAGAAAGCGTTTCAAAAATTTCTAAGAACCATAACAGGGCTTATTGCTAGACATGTGATGAATGCTCGCAGAGGCTATGCAAAAGGAAAATTTTGGAATTCACTCGCATATACAAAAATGATTCTAAGCATGCACCAATTTAAGAATACGGCGAACTACATCTGGAAAAACGCATTGGAAGGGTGGGGAATCATTCCACCGCGATCACAGGCATTAGGTCGCGTTAAAATTAATTTTTTAATCGATGATTGGTTGCAACAAAATCGAATTTACGATGGCTAACGCAGCTGAAGTGGTGAGAAAGAATGAAGACAGAGGAAGTTGAAAAAAAGAAGGGACCGCAGGAAGATGAAAGAGGTGAGAAAGAATGAAGGCAGAGAAGAAAAGGCCGAGAACTGAAGGGATGAGAAAGAGAGGCAAGTAGTAGTAAAAAAGAAGCCAAGCCAAATCAGATCAGTTCAGATCAGATCGAAGAATAAGAAAACCGGGGGAGGATTAGCTCGAAGAATACGAAAGAAAAAGTAGAAGAAAGAAGGGGAATTCACAATCAATCGATTTGAACTTCGTATAGTGGGAGTGTAAGTTCTGCGCGCGTAAAACGCAGTACCGGGGGAGGATCAGCCTTTAATTCGTTGATTCAGGTGTTAGAGGGCTTCCTGCTCCGTCTGCATTGACGGCGAAGTTGATTCCGACCCAACCTTCGCTGATACAGGTTTGCATGACTCGCTTTATGTAAACGAGTGGGGTGCTTTCATCTGCTTGAATGTTTACACTGCCAGAAAATGGTTGGCCGGGATGAATTGTTTCTTCGATAATTCGAATCTGTTTTAAGGCGTTGGCTAGTTTTGGTAAATTTTGATCTTTTTCTTCAAGATAGATTGGGTTGTCTCCCACTTTTTCAGTTTCTAAAATTACGCTAGATGCGGTTATCGTAATGAGCGGAGCACTTTGCAATGGCTTTCCGTAGTTCGCTTGAGGAATCTTGAGATTTTTTTGGATATAAAATACTTCACCCGTTGCAGAAAAATTCATTAATAAAAAAATTACTAAGACTGTAAACATATCGATCATGCTGGTCAAGGGAAGATCAGCTACGACATTGGCTTTATGATTGGTATTTCGCCTCTCACGTAATTCGTGAAGATCGTACTTCGGACGCAAATGATAACCCGGTTTGATGATGAGCTTTTTTTGCACTCTAACACAGCCTTAGTTCGTATTAATTGAAACTTCTCTAAAACACGGCCTTAGTTCGTATTAATTGAAACTTCTCCAAATAGCTCACTGGTCATGGTGTCCATTAAATGGATCAAATGTTTATAGGGGGCTTGACTATCAGTATTTAAAACCAAATCAGATCGGTTGGGATATTTTAGTTTCCACTCAGCAAGTTTTTTCTTAAGTGCTTCGTAATCTGGATTGCCAGTATTGTGTGGGATTTTTACGTTTGCCGATCCTTCACCAATAAGAAGATGATCTAAAAAGAGCGAAACACTGAGATCGACTTTTTTATCAGGCAAAGCAGTATTGTTCACATTATCTGTTGGGGCTGAGCCTTGAGTTGAAAGTACTGCAATTTGTTGCCAAACGGCAGTTATCAATAAAAAACAAATCAACGTTGAAAATAAGTCAATAAATGGAACTAAATTTAAATCAGCGCTAACACCCTTTTTTCCACCGCCAAGACCACCTGCACTCATCTAGAATTATCTCCTTGTGAATTTATCTCTGTTGGCCAAGATAAAATTCAAGGTAGCCACTGCGGCCTCATGAATATCATCAACAAGATCTTGAGCTTTTGACTGTAGATATCCGTAAATACCTAAAAGTGGAATAGCTACGATGAGTCCGAACGCTGTACAATTCATTGCTTCAGCGATTGCTTTTGCAAGCAAGCCGGCCTTTTCACTTGGACTCACATTAGCTACAGCACCAAAGGCGCCGATAAGACCAACGATGGTTCCGAGTAACCCGATTAAGGTGGAAAGATTTGAAAACATAGCTAACAAACTTGTTCGTTTTTCAATTCGAGGAATTTCACGAAGAGCCACAGCATCCATGGCTGTTTGAACTTCTTCAGCATCTTTATTACTTGCTACAGCCATCAAACCTGCTTTTACAATTTTTGTAATTGGACTCGATGCTTGAGAGCAAACGGCAATGGCGCGCTCGAGATTACCCTGTAAAATAAATTGATTGATACGGTTTAAAAAATCATCTTTTTTAACTGTACCAGCTCCGGTGAGATACATGAATCTTTCAATCGTGACAGCAAGTCCAATGAGTGAAACTCCTAAGATCGGCCACATGAAAAATCCACCGTGATGAAACGCTTCTGCTGCTGAACTTAACATTGTGCCTGCCCCCTTGGCTCATCGATGTGTGAACGATTTAATATTACAAAAAAAGTCTGGATTTAGACAAAGGACTTTAGACTAAAGTGCAAAAACTAGACTTAAGTGATTGTAATCTTAGAGTCGCCCGAAGGGAAAACCGATGACTGGAGTTGTCGTTTGACCATTTTTAGCTGATGGGAATTTCATACTTGTGAATACCCCTTTTACACATTCAGCAAGTGCGTCGCCTTGGTTGACAGTACTGCGTTTTACGCGCACAGAACTTACACTCCCACTAGATGAAATATCCCATTCAAATTCCATACGCCCTGCAAGGTTTGGATCCATCAGTAGGCTTCGCTCATAACAATGCTGAACTTCGGTGAGATATTTATTAACTACTGCTAATACTTGGGCACGAGTTAGTCCTTCATATTTTGCATTTTGTGCAAGCTTTGGTTCGCCCACAACAACACCGGCCACACTGCGTGCACCAGCTTTGCCTTTAAGACCTTGCACGCCATAACCTTCACCACTACCCACACCGAAGCCTTTTGTTTTCACTGAGCCACCACCCGTAGGTATATTGCCGTGAGTAGAAGGAAGTGTGCCTGCAAAATTACTTGTATTAACTTTTGTAGGGCCGCCAGCATTTTGATTGATATTAATATTAGCAGGCACTCGCACTTGAGGCGCGTTTGATATTGCACCAAGCGCTGCTAGCGCACCAAGGGATTCAACTTTTACAGGAGGTGGTTCAGGTGGAGGCGGTTTATTGACCTTGATTGGATACTTATTCGTATTAGCCATAACTTTCGGAAGTGGTATTTGTTTTTGAGGAACCTTCACTACAACTTTTTTTGGTTCAGGAATTAAAATGGGTTTAGGTTTTGGTTCCACTTTTTTAACTATTTTTTTAGGCTCAGGTTTTTTCTTAGCAATTTCTTTTTTTGGTGGGGGAGTCGGTTTTGGTTTTTCCGGTTTCGGCGTTGGCGTTGGCTTTGGTTTTTCAACCAATAATCTTGCAAAACGTTCAGGTACATTTTTTAGTTTTGGAGCAGGTAGCTGTGGAGGATTCGCAAATATGAGCATGGCAACCAATGCGGCATGTAGAATACCGGAAGTAACAACAGCTTGTTTTACCGCAGTTTCAGCATCAGAGATCCTTTTTGCTACCAGTGGCGTTGATGCTGGTACAAAACGCAGATGAACTTTGAGCCCATGTCCGAAATCTACATGTACGATTTCATGATTCGCAGCTCTTAATGTATTTCCAAAACCCGTTGCGCGCAGCTGCCCCGTACTAACAAGATCACCCATGGCAATGGCCTCATGACCTCTATTGAGTGAAACATTGATTCCTTGGGGGATAGTAAATTGAATGAAATCATTGGCTACACGGGCGAGCGGCCATGGTTCGCGTAAAAGTGGAAGTGGTAAATTACTTTGTGTAGCAGGCCCTACAATAATTGTTTCGCCTACATCAAATTCCTTCACATCATAAACTAAATCATGCCAAATAATAACAGCTTCAACACTTCGTACACGCGCTTGAGACAAACCGCTGTGGTACTCAGTTAAGTCAGGTAAAAAATCTCTGGTTGAAACAGGCGCGAACATCCCCGTTAAAATAGATGGATCTTCTGGAGGGATGATAGGCTTGTGATTATTTTGAATGCCAACCAATGGAACAACACCACGGCCACCCACACTCATCGAGGCACTATTTATTCTCGGCTCTAATTGAATTGATTTCGGACGGGTCATGGGGGCATTAAGCTTAGGTGATTGTGGTACTGAAATTGGTTTTTCTTCTGATAGTCTTTCGGTTTGCAAAAGTTTACTGGCATCAAATGCCTTATTGAAATCTAGTTTTTTTTCAGTCAACAAAGTCGCAACAGTATCAACACTTTTTTCATGCAGTTCCAGCCCTGTTGATGGCAACACTTCAACTGTTATACGAAGACTTGCGATTTCAAAAGCGAAATCATTTTTGAAATCGTGGCGTTCAACTTTCTGACTATCAACCCTGATGCCGTTGCTACTTTTAAGATCAAGAACATACCACTCACCATTTTCTTCAGAAATAGAACAGTGAACACGTGACATAAAACTGAATTCAAGGGGAACTTGAAGTGTTTTACTTCGCCCGAAACTAATTGGATATTGCGTAAATACTTGTTCAAATATTTTCTCAGTATTGTTGTGAACAATTACGCGCAATGATCTTGATAAATTTTTAAGAATCGACAAAGAGTTATCTCCTTCTCTTCTCTAAACTAATCGGCGGATTTACCAAATAAGTTAATGAGTTACAGAGAAAGTGCACTTATCCAGGGATGCAAAGTTCCAGACGGACGTCCAGATGCTTTTGCCTTATTTAAATAACTCTGCAGTTTAGTCTTAAAGCCAAATTGTTGATACATTCCAGCTAGACCATAGAGGGCTAAGGCTGAGCGTGAATTGTGCTGCAAAGCTTGCTTGAATGCAGCTTGAGCTGATTCAAGATCGTTCATAAACAAAAAGGTCTGGCCTAATTGGGCTTCTGCAGGTGCATAATTAGGTTGAATCTCAAGCGCACGACTCAATATAACTCTTGCCATGGCGTAATCACGAACACGCATATAAGCTTCTGCTAACTGCATCAAAAGTTTTACGTCACGAGGTGTATCAAAAAGTTTGCGCCTGATTCCGGCGGCCTCTGGTGGAGTTGAATCACTTGCTTTGGCCAGAATTTTTTCTTCCACAGATTCATCTACCATCTCGAGTCCTTGGCTTTGACATCCTTTTACAAAACCTGTGAATACTTCAGATTTTTCAGCGTTTTGTGTACAAGAACTAAAGTAGTTCTTTGCTTTTTGAATATATGTATTCGATTGCTGAGCAATAAGTTGTTTGTACTGTGTTTTCTGACCGTCATTAAGACCAGCAGGAACAGCGGCTCCTTTGATGAATTCTGAAAATTCGAGATTGGCTCTACCTAATTGATAAAGTGCTGCAATTGTCCAACGACCATTGCCGAATTTAATTACTTGGTTGAATTGATTAATAAGTTGTGTGAGTTTCGCATTTTTTAATTGAACAAGCTTAGCTTCGTCTTGCCCTGTACCGAGCCTCATTGCTTGATAATCTTTTAAAGCTTGCGTTGAAAGTAGATAAAGCGAATGAGCTGCCATTTTCTTTTCTTCAAAATTAGAACCAGCCATACCTGAAGCTTTTGCTAAATAGGGTTTGCTTTGTTCAAATTGTCCTTGGCGATAAAGCGATAATCCTAACCAATAAGTACTTTCAATATTGCCCATAGATTTTGAAGTTAAAGTCTGTGCTGCTTCGCTCCAAGATTGTGATGATATCTGCTGCTTAGCTACAGCACTAAAGTTATTAAGATCGCGGTAATCTTCTGCAGCCTCTTTGTAATCACCCATAAGTTCACGCATCGAAGCAGCGTTTTTGAGTAATGACGGCCCAGCTTTATCTTTACGATACTTTCTAGCAAAAGTTTCAAAATATTTCGCTGCTCGTTTATAATCCGCGGTATTTAAAGCCATTTGACCCATATCACCAACGACTTGCTGCGCGTAACGTGAATCTCCATGTCTTACAAGAAGTTGCTCGCCAATTTCATAAGCTTGTGTGTCTTTTTTTGCTTTCAAAGAAACAAAAGCTTCATAGAGTGCTTGGTCGCCCAAGCTTGAACCTTTGTACTTCTCAGCAAAGCCTAAGAGTTTTTTTGCATAATCACGGCTTTTCGGATCACCAGCTGCGCTCTCAATTTTTCGATATTCGGCTTGTTTGATGATATCTGATACGTCTGCCTTAAACTGTTTATTCGTAATACGCGGATTAGCAACTAATGCTTTTCCGGCTTTAATCATACCTTCGAAGTCTTCTCTTTGATTGTATGAATCTAAAATTAAATTTCCAGCAGTCGTCGCCTCTTTGTGATTTGGATAAGCATTGATAAATGAAGTGAAATTCTTAACAGCCCGGTCAAAGAGCCTTTCATCATAATATGTTCTTCCAATGTTAAACATTACCATCGCACTTGCTTTATCACTTGGATAACTCTTTAAGAAAATTTTACCTGTTGCACGAAAGCCATTTCGAGCTTCAATAAGTTCTAATTTAGAGAGCTTTTCAGGTTCTTTGAGTGCGAACGCAAAACTTTGTATCGCTGAATCCAAAACTTCTTTTTTAGATTGAGCTTTTGGTTGAGACGTGATTTTTTCATAAAAATAACCAGCACGTGAATACTTTTTAAGAGAAAAATAACTTTCTGCCAAATTAAGCATGAGCGCGTCTGAGTACTTTGAATTTGGAAATAAAGTTAAGTAATTTTGATACCCATCAATTGCTGCGAGATAATCTTTTTCTTGTTTAGTAAGCTTAGCTGTCTTC contains:
- a CDS encoding transposase translates to MKKILKQLTFEKTKTFADFNDRVEHGGSTRIGKRKLYRPFNSKKAIHLVLRSTKAHGQWSMLKKRNENTISRLIYSSAAKNMINIHKFANSGNHLHVLLKAPSKKAFQKFLRTITGLIARHVMNARRGYAKGKFWNSLAYTKMILSMHQFKNTANYIWKNALEGWGIIPPRSQALGRVKINFLIDDWLQQNRIYDG
- a CDS encoding biopolymer transporter ExbD, whose protein sequence is MQKKLIIKPGYHLRPKYDLHELRERRNTNHKANVVADLPLTSMIDMFTVLVIFLLMNFSATGEVFYIQKNLKIPQANYGKPLQSAPLITITASSVILETEKVGDNPIYLEEKDQNLPKLANALKQIRIIEETIHPGQPFSGSVNIQADESTPLVYIKRVMQTCISEGWVGINFAVNADGAGSPLTPESTN
- a CDS encoding biopolymer transporter ExbD is translated as MSAGGLGGGKKGVSADLNLVPFIDLFSTLICFLLITAVWQQIAVLSTQGSAPTDNVNNTALPDKKVDLSVSLFLDHLLIGEGSANVKIPHNTGNPDYEALKKKLAEWKLKYPNRSDLVLNTDSQAPYKHLIHLMDTMTSELFGEVSINTN
- a CDS encoding MotA/TolQ/ExbB proton channel family protein; translation: MLSSAAEAFHHGGFFMWPILGVSLIGLAVTIERFMYLTGAGTVKKDDFLNRINQFILQGNLERAIAVCSQASSPITKIVKAGLMAVASNKDAEEVQTAMDAVALREIPRIEKRTSLLAMFSNLSTLIGLLGTIVGLIGAFGAVANVSPSEKAGLLAKAIAEAMNCTAFGLIVAIPLLGIYGYLQSKAQDLVDDIHEAAVATLNFILANRDKFTRR
- a CDS encoding AgmX/PglI C-terminal domain-containing protein, which codes for MSILKNLSRSLRVIVHNNTEKIFEQVFTQYPISFGRSKTLQVPLEFSFMSRVHCSISEENGEWYVLDLKSSNGIRVDSQKVERHDFKNDFAFEIASLRITVEVLPSTGLELHEKSVDTVATLLTEKKLDFNKAFDASKLLQTERLSEEKPISVPQSPKLNAPMTRPKSIQLEPRINSASMSVGGRGVVPLVGIQNNHKPIIPPEDPSILTGMFAPVSTRDFLPDLTEYHSGLSQARVRSVEAVIIWHDLVYDVKEFDVGETIIVGPATQSNLPLPLLREPWPLARVANDFIQFTIPQGINVSLNRGHEAIAMGDLVSTGQLRATGFGNTLRAANHEIVHVDFGHGLKVHLRFVPASTPLVAKRISDAETAVKQAVVTSGILHAALVAMLIFANPPQLPAPKLKNVPERFARLLVEKPKPTPTPKPEKPKPTPPPKKEIAKKKPEPKKIVKKVEPKPKPILIPEPKKVVVKVPQKQIPLPKVMANTNKYPIKVNKPPPPEPPPVKVESLGALAALGAISNAPQVRVPANININQNAGGPTKVNTSNFAGTLPSTHGNIPTGGGSVKTKGFGVGSGEGYGVQGLKGKAGARSVAGVVVGEPKLAQNAKYEGLTRAQVLAVVNKYLTEVQHCYERSLLMDPNLAGRMEFEWDISSSGSVSSVRVKRSTVNQGDALAECVKGVFTSMKFPSAKNGQTTTPVIGFPFGRL
- a CDS encoding tetratricopeptide repeat protein — its product is MKLRSFIVILLVFVSLESIAQEKKSLSELKSDLIKIDKSIEVTRGKMRVVKDVTFLPELYFVLAELYVEKSRYQVTITRQENPGAPVNELDFSDSKKTKKQAIEVYQRILETFPKSDILDKALFYMAHEYTEMGNVEDMVKTYIRLTTEYPKSQYWEESQLILGDYFLEQKKDPRLALDVYQKILGRAQNPFMPLARYKTGWCYINMERFKDALLAFEGVIIIDGKISSDLLPDVYKKSDVRRDALLALVWPYSEEKQHEAGRANALEYFERLAPNRPALAKVLDKLIKRFLLKNKVEETFPLFFRLFDITNDLELRIELVDRFYEVLRKSKRSWPLDMMPDEITITLIRARGSTDLKQAEKTKIEKNFEIYLRDITTRLQKTAKLTKQEKDYLAAIDGYQNYLTLFPNSKYSDALMLNLAESYFSLKKYSRAGYFYEKITSQPKAQSKKEVLDSAIQSFAFALKEPEKLSKLELIEARNGFRATGKIFLKSYPSDKASAMVMFNIGRTYYDERLFDRAVKNFTSFINAYPNHKEATTAGNLILDSYNQREDFEGMIKAGKALVANPRITNKQFKADVSDIIKQAEYRKIESAAGDPKSRDYAKKLLGFAEKYKGSSLGDQALYEAFVSLKAKKDTQAYEIGEQLLVRHGDSRYAQQVVGDMGQMALNTADYKRAAKYFETFARKYRKDKAGPSLLKNAASMRELMGDYKEAAEDYRDLNNFSAVAKQQISSQSWSEAAQTLTSKSMGNIESTYWLGLSLYRQGQFEQSKPYLAKASGMAGSNFEEKKMAAHSLYLLSTQALKDYQAMRLGTGQDEAKLVQLKNAKLTQLINQFNQVIKFGNGRWTIAALYQLGRANLEFSEFIKGAAVPAGLNDGQKTQYKQLIAQQSNTYIQKAKNYFSSCTQNAEKSEVFTGFVKGCQSQGLEMVDESVEEKILAKASDSTPPEAAGIRRKLFDTPRDVKLLMQLAEAYMRVRDYAMARVILSRALEIQPNYAPAEAQLGQTFLFMNDLESAQAAFKQALQHNSRSALALYGLAGMYQQFGFKTKLQSYLNKAKASGRPSGTLHPWISALSL